ACACTGTCTTTGATTTGAAACGAATTTAAATTAGGACTGTAATCCGAAAATATTTTTACATCACTAATTTTATATAACTTAAAAGGTTCCGTTTTAGTGCTATCATTCATTTGGTATGTATAATTCGCAACCAATAAATTGATGTTTGCTTTATTGACTTTTTTGATGGTGTCTACATTAAATGTTATGTAATTTGGCTGAAAATAATAAGCGCCATTGTTTCTAAAATGAGTTGTAATTCTGTTTTTTTCATTCTCAAAATCCTCTGTTTTGTATGGCTTTCCGCTTTTAATGAAGCTTGTACTTTTTATAGAAGTGTATAATGAATCTAGGGCAGGAGTTAAAATGGTTGATTTTATAGTATCCAGAGTGTATTGTGAACCAGATACAATATTGTACTTAATCTTTCCTTTTTTTCTCTCCAGTGTGTCAATAACATAAGATGCATTTACATTGAAGAAACCATTATTGAAAAAATAATATTTTAATCTGAATAACGATTTATCTGCTTTTTCTTTCTCTAAAATTACGGGAGCTTCTCCTGTTGTTTTTAAAAAATCATGAATTCCATGGTACCAGAAAGATTTACCTAATCGGTCAACCTGTTTTGCAGAAAGCCATTTTGATTTACGGCTGTACTTGTTGGGATTATTGGTAAACTTAGCTTGATAAGTTGAATCAGAATTTAAATTTGCAATGGAGTATAAATTAAGTCTTAATCGGTAACCTAGCAAGTTGCTATTTGGTTTTTGATACAATTGATTGAAAATAGTTTCATCAGAAACATTTTTATCATTCACTGTTATTTCATTCTTTGTGAGCAATAATTTGCCCTCAGGAACTCTTTTTACAGCGTTACAGGCACAAATAAGTATTGCAATTAGAATAAATGCAGTTATTTTTGTAGAAATTTTTTTCAAGAGGTCTTAATATATTTAATTCAAAAGTACATTTTTTTATGGTTAGTAAAAACCAAATAAAACTTATAACGAGTTTACAGCAAAAAAAATATAGAATAGCCCATCAATTATTTTTTGCCGAAGGGGTAAAGGGTGTGCAAGAGCTAATAGATTCAAATTTTGAGTTAGTTCATTTGTATACTACCTTAAATGATTTTGAAAATGTTTCTCCTGCCATAAGAACGATGTTGCAAGATCAAGACTTGAAGAAAATCTCAGCACTAGCTACTCCTAATTCTTGTTTAGCAGTATTTAAAATGCCCGTAGAAAAAGAAATTAAAACCTCGGGTTTGATTCTTGCACTTGATGCAATTAGAGATCCAGGAAATTTAGGCACTATTTTACGATTGTGTGATTGGTTTGGAATCCAACAAGTGCTTTGTTCAAAAGAAACAGTTGATCTTTATAACCCAAAGGTGGTGCAAGCCACAATGGGGTCTATTTCAAGAGTAAATGTGAATTATGTTGATTTGAATTTGTTTTTAAGTCAAACACAACTACCAGTATTCGGTACGTTTATGAATGGCGAAAACATTTATCAAAGTTCCTTGCCTAAACAAGGT
This portion of the Flavobacterium sp. CECT 9288 genome encodes:
- a CDS encoding RNA methyltransferase yields the protein MVSKNQIKLITSLQQKKYRIAHQLFFAEGVKGVQELIDSNFELVHLYTTLNDFENVSPAIRTMLQDQDLKKISALATPNSCLAVFKMPVEKEIKTSGLILALDAIRDPGNLGTILRLCDWFGIQQVLCSKETVDLYNPKVVQATMGSISRVNVNYVDLNLFLSQTQLPVFGTFMNGENIYQSSLPKQGIIVMGNEANGISQEIESKITSRLTIPRFGAVQKTESLNVATATAIVLSEFCRG